Genomic segment of Salvia splendens isolate huo1 chromosome 12, SspV2, whole genome shotgun sequence:
ACTACAAAACCTCCAGGTTGTTCCATATggatttcatcttcaaggtcaccatttagaaacgcagtcttaacatccatttgatgaatctcaagattgtgtacaACAGCAATCAcgagaagcactcgaattgTTGTAAttctcgttacaggtgagtaggtatcgaagaaatcgtacccttccttttgtttaaagcctttgactaccagtctagctttatacttgtccactgttccatcagccttaaactttttttaaggacccatttgcatcctaaaggtttagcaccttcatgtagatcaaccaacacccacgtgtggtttagcaaaattgaatcattttcgctttgaacaacttctttccaatgcaacccgtctgggctAGCAAAgactacttttatcgatgttggttcttcatccaacataaatgcaatatagtcaggaccaaatgtctttggtgttctgaccctgctaccacgtcttagtaccgCATCGTTTGGATCATGCCTTGTTCGCCTGCGCGATTCAAGCtcttcatccactgatttagaactagtggcttcatcctcaattctcgtctcagaattgggtgcaatattttccttgtctttgcgaggaaatatattttcaagaaatacagcatttcttgactcgattgttattcccacggtcacagtcggtatttcagacttgtggacaacgaatcgatatgcactactattaagtgcatacccaataaagatataatcaaccgttttaggaccgattgtaacttctttgggaggaggaaccattaccttagccaaacacccccacactttgagatatttgtaggatgacttccttcccttccacagctCGTAAGGAGTACCGTCCTTACCTTTGcgtgggattttgtttaggatgtagttggttgtcaaaacagcttcccgcacatgttctggggcatccctGAACTGATTAGTaatgcattcatcatctctttgagagttcgattcttgcgttctgcaacaccattagaatgcggtgaatatggtgcaatcgtttggtgaattataccacttgcgttgcataattcctcaaacggggctacgtattcaccccctctatcacttcgaatcattttgattttacatccaagttgattctcgacttcgttcttataatttttgaaagcttctattgcttcgtctttacttcttaaaagatagacataacaatatcgtgtgcaatcatctatgaatgtgataaagtaattttaccacctctcgtttgcaccaattttaagtcacatacgtccatgtgaattaattcaaggggttttgtattccgttcaaccgaatgaaacggtaacttagtcatttttgcctcaagacaagtttcacatttgttttgaatttctacttcatttgcctttagtaaatctaaacttactaatcttttaatggcatttggatttacatgtcccaatctattgtgccacaagttagaacactcagccaagtaagaagaagtagatgcattcttattattagccaacgacTTAGGGACATGGCGTACaactacactaagcttgaaaagtccgtcggttacaaagccttttccgagtgacttaccaaacttgtacaaaaaaaacctatcagattcgaatacaagtttaaaccccttattcactagtattgatcctgacactaggttcttgcggatgtccgggacgtgcagcacatccttcaaagtgatggtgacgccggacgtcatcatgagaatcacgacTCCAATGCCGAGGACTTGAGACGAGACTTGATTCCCCATATTGATCTTCTTCCCTTCAACTGCAGTGTAGGAGGCGAACTTACTCTTATCGGCACAAACGTGggcagtagctccagtgtcgatataccagccacctttgttatcaacaaggcTGACTTTTTCCGTGACCACAACAACAAGGtcactttcatcccagtccttgaactctttttcaacaacgtgggcaggcttcttcttcggcttgcggcagtccttggaaaagtggccaggtttgccacagttgtaccagttgccttcaaccttcctcgcaggctgcttcttcttgcccttgtcTTTTGCAATTGGATgggagcgtttgttggagggactgccccgctccaacagattggcctttGCAACATGTAGGCCATGGCCCTTAGCCAAACCATCGCGTTTGCGCACGTCTGACTCGATGCGCAGcatcacgatcaagtcttcaagattcatctcctttcgcttgtgcttaaggtagttcttgaagtccttccagccgggtggaagttttTCAATGACCGTGCCCGCCGTGAAAGTTTCAGGCTGGGCCATTCCCTCGGCGGCGAGGTCGTGAATAATGAGCTAGAACTCTTGCATTTGGTCCATGATTGGTTGGgaatcgaccattttgtagtccaagtacttGGCTATTACAAATTTTTTAGTACCCGCATCATCGCTACGGTACTTCTTATCTAGCATTTCCCACACTTGTTTTGATGTGGGAACAGTACAATACACGTTGTagagactatcatctaaagcacttaaaataaagtttttacaaagatagtctCCTTTGCGCCAAGCGTCTTACTCGACGTACATCTCAATGCGTGCCTCGTCCTCACTTGGCTGGCTTGGCTCGTTTTCCTTGTGGAAGTTCACGACTCCCAATgttgttaggtagaacaacattttctatTGCCATCTCTTGAAGTCTGTTCTCGTGAACTTTGATGGCTTCTCAGCGGGTGGCATTatccttggtgccattggtgTCCCATGAAAGGGACCAAGTCCGTTGCCCCCGTAGGAGCTAACAATTAGTTGGGACACAGTACCCCCCAAAGTTGCGTGGAGCATGGAGGCCCCCGCATTCATGTCGACCCCGatggatccagcacccgtgccgaccccgatggatccagcacccgtgccgacccagatggatccagcacccgtgccgaccccgaaggatccGACACTCGTGCTGCCCTCGAAGGAGCTAGCACCCGTGTTGACCACAAAGGATCCAACACCCGTGCCGTGCCTGAAGGCCCCGACACTCGACCCACtgaaggatccaatggaaccatTGAAAGTGGAACCGACCGACCCACTTGAGGTGAATCCGGAAATCGTCCCAAAGGTGTTGTCAAacacccaaggggttgttgatgaagaagttGTGAAGCCAAGAGTCGGAAGCATCGTTATGTCCGACGACGTGATGACGGGTACAACGGGGGACACCGTGGATGGAACGGTGGCAGCGACGGTAGACGGGTTAGTCGACATATCCAAGCAAAGGTGTTGAGTAAGTTCAGTTGGTGTGTGTAAACTCCTTTAGTGGCAAgattatctcgtcttgcgattgttgttgaaattagaTATACAAATCTTGCCCGGCgaaaaaaaattacacggaaaataaaggaaaattacacggaaaacaAAGGAAAATTACACAGAAACAACTGAACAAAAATTACACGAAAAAAACTTGTGGAAagtggtaagccgagtcgaggagtcctctttccgcaagatgagatacgccccagtagtgctctcggtttggtgTGTCGTCcgcaaagataaaacgacttcgtctctgaagtagcagcaccgctagcaacagagctccggcgaacaagagtaaggcgggggcagagcttcgacggggaAAACTATgcaaagagggagagagcgtgtatgcaagaatgcttgtgtatgttctATGTAGAATGCAatagatgcatgcctatttataggccaagtccacctatagggcattgatggagtcaacagccattatgtgtgccatgatggcttgactgtaaccaccgggggttattgactggtgcacaagctagtgggagctgaagagacacgatgcacctggacatgctacacgacgggatacaccatggaccgtcggggtccatcggggaccttttgactcccattgtgagtcggggtccagcggggaccttttgtctcccgtcatgcgtcggggtccagcgggaccatgacgtggaccaagaccaattgccaagatacaaggcacaaggcacccggCACAAGGCACCCGGCGACCAGCTCCAatgaacagcccaaagaccaaggcacaaggcacccgACACGGGTCACGGGACATGGGACACGGGTcacgggcgggcggcggcggcgagcgcgtgtgggctctgtcacccgtcttattccacgataattattacacatcataattcatctgattaaatacttcatcaaagaagtttatcatccccgatgtgggataattaacacttagttaattaatcccttagtcttttcacatagctcatttctaaatttattgtgaccaactttaatatattatttctcactcaccgagaatcgaatttgagaaaatgaatatactacgtcatctactcggaacgtagatcggcgttattgcatttaatttcaaaaaattcaatgtcttgtaacatttattattagtcaaaaattaTTTGACCAAACACGGTTCCAACACTCTATTCCGTCACAACAAAAATAATTGAAGCTGCCCCTTGTTTGAAAAACTGGCCAGCTTAGGTGAACTACTCTTTTCTTGAtttcaatttaataataaacaATTATTATAACTACAAAGTTTGTACTGTCTAATGCAGACAGTGTACTTATATAAATGTCCATGTTTTTGGTTTTGTGTGTGACGCGCATAAACAAGCCAAAACatagatattttttttaaaaaaaaataaaaaaagggagGAAAAAAGAAGTGACCTTGGACAAGAGGCATATCATGGACTGCATTTGATTCCTCTCGACGGAATCTCCTACGAAGGCCATGGTCTTATCCCGGAGCATATGGAGGAAGTGAGAGGGGTTGAACGCGGGCAAATCGCAGTCGTCGGGTTTCCACTTCCACTTGATGAAGTCGGAGTCGGGTCGCCTGTATTTCATGCAGTTCTGGTGCTCGTGGATGGCCCAGCAAGTGTTGTTGGTGTAATACGGGGCATCCGGATCCGGGAGCCGTGAAGATATCGCATCCTTCGTGGCTCGTATCGTCTGCTGCATTGTAGAAATAGGTGGATACGGAAGAGGAGGTTTTTTGGTGGAGCACCGGACAGATTATGGCGGCGGTGATTAGCGCTATGGATAAGAGTATGGCTATATTGATTATGCCTTTATTTAGAGGTAGCTAGCTCCATTGATTTGGAAATTGTGGACCATAGACTTGGGTGAAGCCGTGAAGAGGTTGGAATGCAAGCATGGAGTggagtaatatattttgaatgACTTTTGGGCATCGGTAACTTGTGTTTGTGCATTTGTGTATTAATTTGGAAGATCGTAATCACTACTACTTCACctttaatcatttttaattgAGATTTTATCTTTTCATTTCTAATTAGTACCTTTAATCACCACTTAATTTGATATCATTATGATTTTGAATGGATTTGCGAGCCAATTCGGAAAATAAACAAGATATGGTTTGCTAAACAAATACGAGACACTTAAAACAAATACCTCTATCTGAAATCATCAAACACaataaaagtagaaaaaactgattacaaaaatatatatgaatgtTAAATAAAAGAGAACCCGTTTAGTTATTCCATACTGTATGAATGTCAAATAAAATAGAACCCGTTTAGCTATCCCTATTATTCATTACATGTCAATAATAATTCGAGAAGTCTCGAAAAATTAGAATCGAAGAAGATGAGAACATAAAAACTAAATTAGAATTGAAGAAGATGAGaacataaaaaagtaaaaaacagACCAATAGAGGAAAAGTCAAAACATAATGAACAGAAGCTTGCttcatactccatccgtcccacaaaaagggtctttttttaccatttcggtccgtcctataataagagtcttatttcacttttaccataaatagtaagtagaaCTAAGGCTGTCAATTTTTTGCACGACACGAACCCGCATGAAATTAATGGGTATGTGTcaaagcttattgggttcgtgtccttatcgtgtcgacacgataacaatgcgaaaatttcgtgtcgtgttcgtgttacacgttaagaaataacattaatatattaatattaatattattttttatttattttaaaatttaaattaggtTTAGTTTAATGGAGCACTTAGTATTAGGTCGTATTATTATAGTGTCGTTATTGTGTCGTGTCATATATGTGttattatcgtgtcgtgtcgttaTCATGtggacacgataacgacacaacacgcacgatttgccacccctaagtagaccccacattccaccaacttattcatctcacattttattataaaaacaaatatatataagtgcgactaatattccactaacttatttcaagccacttttctttacattttttaaaactcgtatcatAATCAAATAGGACTCCTTTTATGGAACGAAATATTACCACGAGAACATGACCTTATTAACATCTTTTCTCCGTAACAGTTGCAGCTCTTTTTTGTGTCATTTCCCATTTCTCCTATTTATCAATATTATTCTCCGTAATGGAGTGAAGAAATTACACTATACCTTACCATAAATCAAGATTATTGAAAAATTAACAAATAGTAAAACTTAACAAAACAGTAATCAAATTCTCATGCTCGTCCAGTTACTTTcgcgtttaaaaaaaaaaaaattaaatttcatttgtgTACAACTTCCCTCTTTAACGGTTCCTGCAAAAAATCACTCCAAGCATCAATGGGTCCAGGCAAACACCAATGCACACAGTCATTCGGCATTACCAATTTTGCCCCTGGAAAATGGCCATATATACTAAGATGGCCATCCGGCCTCAACACCATAGGCTTGGTGGTATCAAAAAGAACAAACCTCTTCCCTCTATTCTGCGTCCTTGCAATTCCCAGCTCCTCCAGCTGTATCGTGTAAAACTCCAACGCTTTCTCATCCAGCGACCTCTCGTTCCTCGTGAATGGCCTCGTCCGCAGGCAATTCCCGCCCTTATCCCACGCGCCGCCCTCAAAATGCGACGGCGCGAATGTCCGCACGAACGTCTTGTAGCCCGTAGCGCGAAACGCCGTCCGGAATGCCCGGCGGTAGGCGAAGGCGGGCGTGAGGTGGGTGATGTTGTTGGAGTCGGGCTCCGGACAGTAGAGGCAGCCGTGGAGGCGGTGTTGGAGGTGGAAGTAGCTCGGGTGGAAGAACCAGTGGCCCGCGGAGATTATGACGTAGTGGAAGTGCGCGGTTTGGTTGGACCAGGTGTCGTCGAACTCGTCGAGGTATAGATCGAACGGGTGACCGAGGGAGGGGTCTAGGATTCCGGTCTTCACCAGAAACGGCATCCAGGATATGGAAATGTTGAAGTCGTGCTCTTTGTAATGGTACTGTATTTTTTTCCTTGATGGATCCGACCACTCTACCGGATGTGCCACCTAAAATATCCAAATATCATAATCTTAGTTGAATATTTATGAACCCTAATCGAAATACTACTATACACTAATTGTCATATACAGTGTTGGATCATCATAAAAGCTACAAATTGTTCGCATGTTACAATTGATTATGTATATAAGATCCATATAATACTTGTTTATAACCTTACTTGTTAGGGTTTTAAATATGTGAGATAAATTAGCATCCGTTGGATATGCTATCGATACTTATGGCATTTGATAATAGATAGATACTATGTGTCTAAGTGAGATGTTTCTGTATTGATAAATGTTTGggtatcggtggtgcacacccgacattagtatgatattatccgctttgggcaaaaccctcacggttttgctcttggggtagtTGGTTGGGGTAGCCCttatatatgcttgcaactcttgttcattctccaatgtgggaATTGTTTTCCCtcacaatcctcccctcaaatcaagaccaccagaccaagaccacatgtcCACCCCATGTTACAAGTCACCAGGTCACCGCAGGTCTTGATCGAGCTCACGCAGAGACATtggagaacttgcaagcgcaatCCACAGAACCCGGAGCCACACAGGCCTAGCCTTGAACcaaggctctgataccactgttgggtatCATGGTTAAAAGATTGGTTTGGAAAATGGGTATTGCTACCAAAAAGCGCAAGTTTAAGAaaagacgtcgtttacttcgagaCGTCAATaacgaggctttgcagtaccttgataCCGTGGAtttagaaaaatggaatttggcgtacgacaaacacaaaagatggggtgtATTGCATGTATTGTATTGTGATGGTGGCTCTGCAGGGTATGTTAAACATCAAAGTGTAAAACGCCAATGGGAAAGGCATTTTTACGATaacacgccaacttggttggcgtgtttcGTAAAAATGCCAACCACGTTGGCGAGTCAATACAAAATGGTTGTATTGCGTTGTGTAGAAACACCCTTAAACATCGAAGTGTAAAACGCCAACCACGTTGGTGAGTCAATACATAATGGTTGTATTGCATTGTGTAGAAACACCCTTAAACATCAAAGTGTAAAACGCCAACGAGACTGGCGTTTTTCTTTAAAACGCCAACTTGGTTGGTATGTTCTGGTAAAAACGCCTTTCACGTTGGCATTTTTAGTCAGAATGTTTGGCATTAAGTTTCAGCCAACCGTTTCTACCAAATCCTGCTTATTACAATGCTTATTCAAAATATTGCAATCATTCTcacttcaaaaatataaataagaatAGAAAGAGGAGTTGTAAAATTATCAAATATAAAGATTTCAAGGTTCACAAACACGAAGTTCAActcaataaacaaataaaaatagataTAGTTTAGTTAAACCGTCTCGCCTTCTCCGCATAAATAGGCCACAGATCCCGTTCCTGATTCTGGATGTAGGGAGTCtagagggaggagtatcttgaacaacaaCATTCTCTAAATCCACCCTAAAAAAGTCATCTCGCACTgaagaccgaggtggagaatgtTGGACATCACTGAGACCAATATCTTCACCTGtaccagtgtggctgacagaatgacgacctcgaactgcagatctaggtggaggtggaggcacaAAATCTTCATC
This window contains:
- the LOC121757672 gene encoding protein trichome birefringence-like 20; translation: MVEDGLQISGEAEMMDYRPSQRSELDIDMPVRQKGKRRGKKKTACGESSSSMMDAHLVDDSDEDFWYQSLGSRLGLCGSGFCGLRLQVLQCLCVSSIKTCGDLVAHPVEWSDPSRKKIQYHYKEHDFNISISWMPFLVKTGILDPSLGHPFDLYLDEFDDTWSNQTAHFHYVIISAGHWFFHPSYFHLQHRLHGCLYCPEPDSNNITHLTPAFAYRRAFRTAFRATGYKTFVRTFAPSHFEGGAWDKGGNCLRTRPFTRNERSLDEKALEFYTIQLEELGIARTQNRGKRFVLFDTTKPMVLRPDGHLSIYGHFPGAKLVMPNDCVHWCLPGPIDAWSDFLQEPLKREVVHK